One Lepus europaeus isolate LE1 chromosome 7, mLepTim1.pri, whole genome shotgun sequence DNA segment encodes these proteins:
- the LOC133764178 gene encoding type-2 angiotensin II receptor-like: MKDSFTLAAVNRNITGSLHLGLMNFFGNSESALNCSYKPPDKQLDAIRILYYFIFVIGSLVNAVAVTLFCCQKDPKKVSSIYIFNLAVADLLLVATLPLWATYYSHRYDWLFGPVMCQVFGSFLTLNMFASIFFITCVSVDRYQSVIYPFLSQRRNPWQASYIVPLVWCMACLSSLPTFYFRDVRTIDFLGVNACIMAFPPEKYAQWSVGIALMKNILGFIIPLIFIATCYFGVRKHLLKTNSYGKNRVTRDQVLKMAAAVALAFIICWLPFHVLTFLDALTWMGVINSCEVIAVIDLALPFAILLGFTNSCVNPFLYCFIGNRFQQKLPSVFRVPITWLQGKRESMSCQKSSSLREMETFVS; this comes from the coding sequence ATGAAGGACAGCTTCACCCTTGCCGCCGTCAACAGAAACATTACCGGCAGTCTTCATCTGGGACTCATGAACTTCTTTGGCAACAGTGAGTCTGCCTTGAACTGCTCATATAAGCCACCAGATAAGCAGTTAGATGCAATTCGCATTCTCTACtactttatttttgtgattggATCTCTTGTCAATGCTGTTGCGGTTACACTGTTTTGTTGTCAAAAGGATCCTAAAAAGGTTTCCAGCATTTACATCTTCAATCTGGCCGTGGCTGACTTACTCCTTGTAGCTACTCTTCCTCTTTGGGCGACCTATTATTCTCACAGATACGACTGGCTCTTTGGACCTGTGATgtgccaagtgtttgggtcttttCTGACCCTGAACATGTTTGCAAGCATTTTTTTTATCACTTGCGTGAGTGTTGATAGGTACCAATCGGTCATCTACCCCTTTCTGTCTCAAAGAAGAAATCCCTGGCAAGCATCTTATATAGTTCCCCTTGTGTGGTGTATGGCCTGTTTGTCCTCATTGCCAACTTTTTATTTCCGAGATGTCAGAACCATTGACTTCTTAGGAGTGAATGCTTGCATTATGGCTTTCCCTCCTGAGAAATATGCCCAGTGGTCGGTTGGGATAGCCCTAATGAAAAATATCCTTGGTTTTATTATCCCTTTAATATTCATAGCAACATGCTATTTTGGAGTCAGAAAACACTTGCTGAAGACCAATAGCTATGGGAAGAACAGAGTAACCCGTGACCAAGTCTTAAAGATGGCAGCTGCTGTTGCTCTGGCGTTCATCATTTGCTGGCTTCCCTTCCATGTTCTGACCTTCCTGGATGCTCTGACCTGGATGGGTGTCATTAATAGCTGTGAAGTTATAGCAGTCATTGACCTGGCACTTCCTTTCGCCATCCTCCTAGGATTCACCAACAGCTGCGTTAATCCCTTTCTGTATTGTTTTATTGGAAACCGGTTCCAACAGAAGCTCCCTAGTGTGTTTAGGGTTCCAATTACTTGGCTCCAAGGCAAGAGAGAGAGTATGTCTTGCCAGAAAAGCAGCTCTCTCAGAGAAATGGAAACCTTTGTGTCCTAA